The following is a genomic window from Artemia franciscana chromosome 4, ASM3288406v1, whole genome shotgun sequence.
gctTTTCCCCCAAGTTATATGTTTACTTTTGCCTTATACGTAACAAAAAATTATGCTTAAATGTTTTTCGAGTTGTgaataaactttattttgtaatatataaatatagaccTTGTTGAAAATACCCAACcatgttttcaaaaaagataaaagttttTAAGTATTGCTCAAATCGCTTTTAAACTCGTATTCCCTTTATTCAGGTCTATTGACtcagtttttatagttttttcctttttataggTATATATCCTCATGAGTGGTACAAGGGTCTCTGTGAAATAGCAGTAAAATCACCTTTACTAATTTCACAAACTCCATTCAAATCAGAATTTAGAGAACTTCAATATACAGCAGCTCTTAGAACAGATGGCGTTCAAAGCACTGAAGTCCAGGAGTTTCGAAATCAAATCCTCAATCTGCTTGGGAATCCTCCACAAGATGTCAGCAATATTATTGGAAAGTTAACCTTTGCACAATGTACTTATCTCTTGTGTGTTTATTGGTTGGAGGTTTTGAGAGTGAAGCATTCTGATAAGCCGAATTTCtactatatttttgattatataaatGACCCAGCGATTCAGAAAGACAAAAGCCAGATTTGGAAGTGTGTATCAAGGTAAGGTtttagtgtatatatatatatatattatatatatatatatatatatatatatatatattatatatatatatatatatatatatatatatatactagctgttggggagcgccaccccaacacctagttggtggggcgcttcgcgcccccccaagcccccccgcgcgcgtaagtcattacgcgccatattagttatgcgccattgtagttgtgtccctgtgtcccacctgtgaatatagatagatttatatatgtgtttcaaactacgtaaaaattgcgaataaacaacattcttggctttcccattgtctgtgcatatacaaagccgtatgtactaataatgacgtcatatgcaaacgctctttttacaaacaaacaaacatgcatccacacaactcgtttttatatagatagatagatagatagatacaatacaaattaactgcgtaaaacttgcgaatatacaacattcttcgctgtccaattgtcgctgcatataaatacattgtcaggtttaccgaccctcgaacatgcaacgtacaattgtccatgggaaaaacaatcagtattaagatctatgccatatttttctaatgattgaccttgagctttgttaatggtgattgcaaatactaatcgaattgggaattgcaatcttttaaattgaaaaagcagatccgttggaatcatgggaatgcgaggagtaagaacagcctcaccctcataaggccctgtcaagattttggcctctattaggttttccattgtttttttttacggcaagtcgcgtgccattgcaaagctttggtgggttgatatttcttaaaagtattattggtacgcctatttttagttgtagcacgtgtggtggaaaccctgaaggatctatggaatttaaaaattcagatggataattaaccgcttcatttggttccaaaaactgtatcgactgacttgtataggactgcctggtctcgaatcttggtcaaaacaatattgttgatttcgtggacgtctatatttttgggtgcgagaatcgctctttcacttagccatttattatttttataattttgtagaatattcggaaatactttttcaatcaattcatttttggacgtcactaaattacagaaatcagcaggtagttgtatacgtcctgaaatcgagtctactgtttgaccagagtcatcgttttgcaatcggacacgcatatttgtagttaattttaatatttttacgtgtgcccataaattagaattttttaggcaagcattcattttgtctgcaggagttaaactacgtaaaaattgcgaatatacaacattcttggctttcccattgtctctgcatatacaaagccgtatgtactaataatgacatcatatgcaaacgctctttttacaaacaaacaaacatgcatacacacaactcgtttttatatagatagatagatagatagatagatacaacacaaattaactgcgtaaaacttgcgaatatacaacattcttcgctgtccaattgtcgctgcatataaatagattgtcaggtttaccgaccctcgaacatgcaacgtacaattgtccatgggaaaaacaatcagtattaagatctataccacatttttctaatgattgaccttgagctttgttaatggtgattgcaaatgctaatcgaattgggaattgcaatcttttaaattgaaaaggcagatccgttggaatcatgggaatgcgaggaataagaacagcctcaccctcaaaaggccctgtcaagattgtggcctctattaggttttccattgttttttttacggcaagtcgagtgccattgcaaagctttggtgggtttatatttcttaaaagtattattggtacgcctatttttagttgtagcacgtgtggtggaaaccctgaaagatctatgaaatttaaaaattcagatggataattaaccgcttcatttggttccaaaactgtgtcgactgacttgtaaaggactgcctggtctcgaatcttggtcaaaacaatattgttgatttcgtggacgtctatatttttgggtgcgagaatcgctctttcacttagccatttattatttttataattttttagaatattcggaaatactttttcaatcaattcatttttggacgtcactaaattacagaaattagcaggtagttgtatacgtcctgaaattgagtctactgggagctttccgtttccaattgtcagcaattgatctgaaaatgtttgaccagagtcatcgttttgcaatcggacacgcatatttgttgttaattttaatatttttacgtgtgcccataaattagaatttttcatgcAAGCATTcataatttcatgacgtcagtcaacacagaaacatgacgtcacctgatccacagacagacaacttatttttatatatatagatataattttttagagtattcggaaatactttttcaatcaattcatttttggacgtcactaaattacagaaatcagcaggtagttgtatacgtcctgaaattgagtctactgggagctttccgtttccaattgtcagcaattgatctgaaaatgtttgaccagagtcatcgttttgcaatcggacacgcatatttgtagttaattttaatatttttacgtgtgcccataaattagaatttttcaggcaagcattcataatttcatgacgtcagtcaacacagaaacatgacgtcacctgatccacagacagacacacagacagacaacttatttttatatatataggtatatattatatatatatatatatatatatatatatatatatatatatatatatatatatactatataatatatatactatatatatatatactatatatatatatatatatatatactatataatacgccatattagttacgcgccattgtagttgtgtccctatgtcccacctgtgaatatagatagatatatatatatatatatatatatatatatatatatatatatatatatatatatatatatatatatatatatatatatatatatatatatatgtttttaactacgtaaaacttgcgaatatacaacattctttgctgtcccattgtctgtgcatataaatagattgtcaggtttaccgactcttgaacatgcaacatataatggtccatgggaaaacaatccgtattcagatctatacctcatgattctaatgattgcccttgagctttgttgatggtgattgctaatcgaccattccctgagtcgccatcgtcatttatatatccccctgtgcaccccggcgtcccctttgtagttatgtccctgtgtcccggtcgtcatttatattccctgtgtcccggtcgtcatttgtgtcccggtgttccagtctgtgatttctctttgagtgtcccgggcgtcatttatattccttgtgtcccggtgtcccggtcgtcatttatatccccctgtgccccccggcgtccccattgtagttgtgtccctgtgtcccggtcgtcatttatattccctgtgtcccggttagtttttgcctttttttagttttttcagttttttttagtttttagttttttacctttttttagttttttttagttttttagcttttttagttttttttctttttagttttttttgtagtttttaccatttttagtttttttttcttcttttgtattagtgtgaaataattcagacgtcatatgtggacaaacacgacgtcactcgacagacagacagacagacataacccacaaacaacttatttttatatatatttattcatatttttttagttttctttttctcttttatttttcagttttttctttttttttagtttttttcttttttagtttttagttttttttagttttttacctttttttagttttttttagtttttttagttttttagcttttttagtttttttattagtttttattttttttgtagtttttgccttttttttatttttttcaatttttttttagttattagttttttacctttttttagttttttttagttttttagcttttttagtttttttttctttttagttttttttgtagtttttaccttttttagtttttttcttcttttgtattagtgtgaaataattcagacgtcatatgcggacaaacacgacgtcacacctgatccacgatccacagatccacagacaacttatttttatatatatagactagctgttggggtggcgcttcgcgccaccccaacacctagttggtgggggcgcttcgcgcccccccaagcccccccgcgcgcgtaagtcgttacgcgccatattagttacgcgccatattagttacgcgccattgtagttgtgtccctgtgtcccacctgtgaatatagatagatttatatatgtgtttcaaactacgtaaaaattgcgaatatacaacattcttggctttcccattgtctgtccatatacaaagccgtatgtactaataatgacgtcatatgcaacgctctttttacaaacaaacaaacatgcatacacacaactcgtttttatatagatagatagatagatagatacaatacaaattaactacgtaaaacttgtgaatatacaacagtcttcgctgtcccattgtctgtgcgtataaatagatttgcaaatgctaatcgaattgggaattgcaatcttttaaattgaaaaagcagatccgttggaatcatgggaatgcgagggattagaacagcctcaccctcataaggccctgtcaagattgtggcatctattaggttttccatttttttttttttttacggcaagtcgcgtgccattgcaaagctttggtgggttgatatttcttaaaagtattattggtacgcctatttttagttgtagcaggtgtggtggacaccctgaaggatctatggaatttaaaaattcagatggataattaaccgcttcatttggttccgaaatacaaattaactgcgtaaaacttgcgaatatacaacattcttcgctgtccaattctcgctgcatataaatagattgtcaggtttaccgaccctcgaacatgcaacgtacaattgtccatgggaaaaaacaatcagtattaagatcaataccacatttttctaatgattgaccttgagctttgttaatggtgattgcaaatgctaatcgaattgggaattgcaatcttttaaattgaaaaggcagatctgttggaatcatgggaatgcgaggaataagaacagcctcaccctcaaaaggccctgtcaggattgtggcctctattaggttttccattgttttttttacggcaagtcgagtgccattgcaaagctttggtgggtttatatttcttaaaagtattattggtacgcctatttttagttgtagcacgtgtggtggaaaccctgaaagatctatg
Proteins encoded in this region:
- the LOC136025730 gene encoding phosphatidylinositol 4-kinase alpha-like, with amino-acid sequence MASEARITFAQVATDIQGDVEMNDLLVRLLEIFVQFGLESKKASEKAPIAAKASSCAFNLGMLIPVIASLVRRMPPINQPKVRLHKLFKDFWLYCVVMRFTQEECGIYPHEWYKGLCEIAVKSPLLISQTPFKSEFRELQYTAALRTDGVQSTEVQEFRNQILNLLGNPPQDVSNIIGKLTFAQCTYLLCVYWLEVLRVKHSDKPNFYYIFDYINDPAIQKDKSQIWKCVSR